TGTTAGTTGCCGGTGGTTCAATAATCTTATTAGAAAAGTTTAGTGCTAATACATTTTGGGACACAGTAGCAAAATATGATCCTACAGTTTCAAGTTTTGTCGCTACTATCATTAAAGTTTTACTTCGAATGCCAAAACATCCTAAAGAGAACAATCACAATATTAGACATATAGGATACGGTTTGTTCGTTAATAAAAGCGAAATTGATGAATTTGTTAATCGATTCAACATTCATTTATTTCAGTGGTACGGAATGACGGAATCTATTACGACAAATATTGTAACTCCCCTTTACGAAGATATGCCAGTGGATGAAAAATCCAATATCTTGGCTTTAGGTAAACCTGCATTAGGGCATGAGGTTAAGATCGTAAATGATGAAGGAGAAAAATGTGCAAATAAAATGGTAGGAGAAATTATCATCAAAAGCCCTTCACTTATGAAAGGCTATTTAAAAAATGAAGAAGAAACTAATAAATCCCTACGTAATGGCTGGTTATATACAGGTGACTTCGGATACAGAAATGAAGAAGGCTACATTTGGTTCGTCGACAGAGATAAAGATGTCATTAAAAGGGCAGGCGAAAATATATCATCCTTAGAAATTGAGAATGTGCTCAACGATCACCCTCATGTTCAAAACTGCGCAATTATAGGTGTCCCAGATGAAATAAGAGAGGAAAAAGTTGTTGCTTACATTGAAACAGATAGCGATTCTTTAACTGATAAAGATATAATAAACTACTGCGAAAATAAAATATCTTCCTTCAAGATTCCAGAAGATATTTATTTTGTTAAAGATTTC
Above is a window of Halalkalibacillus sediminis DNA encoding:
- a CDS encoding class I adenylate-forming enzyme family protein — its product is MLTHGDLTIYSYLIKQAEKFNDKTFIYFEDEKISYLDMLNRSNQIASWLADHGIQKGDTVSVLIPNNPLFYEIWFGCAAIGAIFIPINTGTTSVELEYFLQHSESKGIIYDPSLTNEYHMNVMRNHPLNFHREFSNEWKSEVSKYSDSNHFNDIDSDDVSSIVYTSGTTAKPKGVMITHENYLFAGHSSVTYQQLTSEDRYLIFLPLFHVNSQYYTSMSMLVAGGSIILLEKFSANTFWDTVAKYDPTVSSFVATIIKVLLRMPKHPKENNHNIRHIGYGLFVNKSEIDEFVNRFNIHLFQWYGMTESITTNIVTPLYEDMPVDEKSNILALGKPALGHEVKIVNDEGEKCANKMVGEIIIKSPSLMKGYLKNEEETNKSLRNGWLYTGDFGYRNEEGYIWFVDRDKDVIKRAGENISSLEIENVLNDHPHVQNCAIIGVPDEIREEKVVAYIETDSDSLTDKDIINYCENKISSFKIPEDIYFVKDFPRTSIGKIQKHLLRNQYDSESRS